The following are from one region of the Coffea eugenioides isolate CCC68of chromosome 2, Ceug_1.0, whole genome shotgun sequence genome:
- the LOC113763084 gene encoding copper transport protein CCH, which translates to MANVVELKVGLHCDECIKKILRAIKKIEDIETYDIDKQLSKVTVTGNVTTEEVIKVIHKVGKQASNWGQQEPSADNCYSY; encoded by the exons ATGGCCAAT GTGGTGGAGTTGAAGGTAGGTCTGCACTGTGACGAATGCATTAAGAAAATATTGAGGGCCATCAAGAAGATTGAAG ATATTGAAACTTATGACATCGACAAACAGCTAAGTAAGGTGACGGTAACGGGCAACGTCACGACTGAAGAGGTCATTAAGGTTATTCATAAAGTTGGAAAGCAAGCCAGCAATTGGGGTCAGCAAGAACCTTCCGCAGATAATTGTTACTCCTACTAG
- the LOC113761772 gene encoding uncharacterized protein LOC113761772 encodes MSSQQLVETHKENAQIYTDPSLCKVKSKELLEKINLPRGLLPLDDVVEVGYNESTGFVWLKQKKQKQHRFSAISRNVSYDTNITAFIEDRRMKRLTGVKSKELFIWVTISEISIQDPSSQKITFATPTGISRSFPVSAFEEEEEDKN; translated from the coding sequence ATGTCATCCCAACAACTAGTTGAAACACACAAGGAAAACGCCCAGATATACACCGACCCATCTCTCTGCAAGGTAAAATCAAAGGAACTTCTAGAGAAAATCAATCTTCCGAGGGGACTACTCCCCTTAGACGACGTCGTTGAGGTTGGCTACAATGAATCAACCGGGTTTGTTTGGCTGAAGCAGAAGAAACAGAAGCAGCACAGATTCAGTGCGATAAGCCGCAACGTAAGTTACGACACGAACATCACGGCTTTTATTGAGGACCGTCGTATGAAACGGTTGACAGGCGTCAAGAGTAAGGAGCTTTTCATCTGGGTAACAATTTCTGAGATTTCTATTCAGGACCCCAGTTCGCAGAAAATTACTTTTGCTACCCCAACTGGGATTTCCAGAAGCTTTCCGGTTTCTGCATTtgaggaggaagaagaggacAAGAATTAA